The following DNA comes from Desulfovibrio inopinatus DSM 10711.
TGCCAAAGAAAGCTGTAATAATTCACCACAACCCGAGTTCGGTCGTGACAGAAGCGATGCAGGTTCGCGAAGGCATCTTGCACATCGAACAGATCGTTTATCAGATCGGAAAGGATAATGATGTCAAATTGGCCTGAAAAATCAGTCTGATCCAAATCATGGATATCCGCGGAGACAAATGTCATTTCAGGATGACGCTTCGATGCCAATTGTACCATAGAGTTTGAGAAATCTATCCCCACTTTTTCCTGTCCAGGTACAGCTGCCAACAAATCTCCTGGACCACACCCAATCTCCAATACGCGGCTTTGAGGTGGCATTATTGATGCGTACACAGCTTCTAAGCGTTTGTGGTAGGCGTTCCCCGTAGAGTTAAACGTATCCCAACGTGATGCGAGATCGTCCCAATGAGCTTGGCGCTCTTTTGTATACCGGTCTTTTTTTTCTTGAAATTTCAAAGCCTACTCCTGGTGTATATCCTTATGCAGAGAGTTTTTCTCGTCATTAAAATTCGATCACATTATAACGTAGGCTTGGGTTTCTACTGGTCTCAAACAGGAAAATCAACTCCATCCCTCATTCTTGACTTGATTTCCCGCCATGGTGGTGTTGTATTCAACCAATACAATGTATTAATGGATATATGATCCGCAGCCATTTCGACGTATATGACGCAAAGCACTTCATCTCAACGCACATACAAAATTGGTCAGGTCGCTAAGCAGACCGGACTCAAGACATTCGTTCTTCGCTTCTGGGAAACCGAATTTCCACAACTCGTTCCCATCCGCACAAAAAAAGGCCAACGACTCTATTCCGACGACCATATCCAACTCATAGAGCGCATCAAAGACCTTTTATACAATCAAGGGATGACCATTGAAGGAGCCCGTAAAAGACTCGGAGAAAACGCAAACCAGGCACACCATGAACGTGTTCTGCGAGAAATTGAAGCTGAACTCATCGCTATACGCAAACTCTTGTCACCCTAACATCATCACGCCACGATACGGTTCACCGTCTTTTCTATTGAGCGCGACACGAGCTGTACTGTTTCAGATGTACATAGAGCTCTCTATTTGAGGATATGTTGGGTGGAGTCGGCAGCTCTCTTCATCGAATCTGCCATAATCTTCCTGAAGACATTACACTGTTCAATGCATGCGACACAAAATACATTCATCCTAGTTAATTTATTAACTTATTCCCATCTGATATCGACTTTAATGCTAAACATGATACACTCGTGCCTGTGGCTCTCTTCCTTTCATTACAAGTGATGAACGATTTGCAAAACAACATATTTTTTTTACAAATTCAGATGATTCCTGACACAAAACCCAGGATTTCTCCTATTTCACCTTCTTACGAAGTGCTGTATGCAACTATGAAAGGATTCGTTGAACAATCCCCCCAAAGCCCAGCACACTGTTCTCTTAACATGCCAAGGAGATAATGACGTTATGTTCGTACTTGGGGTATACTCCAAAAAGACCTCCAGCACGGCCGGAACGGGAGAATCCTTTTCACGCTACGCTCAAAAGACCTATTGGTTCATTCGGCGACGGAAAGATGATGAATACGAAGTGCAACCACTCAATGATCATGCACTACCTTCTGGCATTGTTACTGTTATCAGTAAGGGACAATTCATCAAACAATTTGCGCCAGAGCCTGAATACTTCGAAAGAAAAACCGGCCCACTTTTAAAACGTCTACAAAAAAAACTGGACTTGGGAGAAAAGTATTTCACCAAAGAAAATTTCGACCAAGCAGAACAAGAGTTTCTCAAGGCCATATCCCTTGACGATACCAATGCTAAAGCCAACCTCCGGCTCGGGTCCATTTACTGTCGCAAAGGTCAGCATGAACATGTCAGAGCGACCATCAAAAGAATTTTGAGCAATGATGCTGCATTCCGTGAAGATGAACGCCATCTTTTCAACGAATTCGGTATCGATCTTCGCAAGGCAAAACATTATAAAGAATCCGTTGCATATTATAATAAAGCAATTGCGCTCAACAACAAGGACGAGCATCTCCATTTCAATATCGCCCGAGCGTTTTTCGAATCCGGACAATTAGAGGCTTGCGAAGAGCATTTAAAAAAAGCCTTAGACCTCAATGCCGCATTCAATGAAGCCGCCCGTTTTCTCCAGTACATTGACCAAAAAACCAATGGTGACCGGCAAAACACACCTGAAAACCAGAGCTAGATCTCTTGTGAGCACGCGCCATGACCCCCAATCCACATCCAAAACTTCATGTTGAAGTCGGTACGACACTCAATCTCCAAATCCACGGTCTCGACTTTAAATTGAAAACACCGCTTGTTGGTCATTTGCGACCTAAGTTTTTTCTCACGACGATTCCATCTTCCCCCGAAATTGAGCGTGCACTCCTTGTACGCCATCTCTATGTCGGGAATCCGGTTATCATCAGATTTCTTCAATCCGGTTCCATCATGGGGTTCAAAACACAGATCCTCAACGTGAGTTACTCCCCTTATCCTTTGCTTTTTCTCGATTATCCAACAAAAACCGAAACGTTCAGTCTTCGCAAACATCGACGCATTGATTGCTTGTTTCCTGTCGCTGTCGCAATGGGGAAAAGAACATGTACGGGGATGCTGACGAATCTGAGTGCAGGGGGATGCTGTCTGAAATTCCAACGGCAAGACTACCCAAGCCTGACAACGGAAATCGATGAAATCATCACCATTGAATGTCAATCACTGTTCGGTTCCTGGAAGAAACCGGTTCGCTGCAAGGTCATGCGTGTCAAAGATGTCAACGGGGCACTCGAAGTTGGAGTTGCTTTCTACAAAGCCGATCCCTACATTAGTCAATGTATAGAGAATTATTTAAAACATGCCGCTTGTTTTCTCGAAGAAAATGAACTCAGTTGACTTGTGGCGCGCTCTTCTGAAGACGTCGTATGCGGGTTCTTGCCCACTGCTCCGCTTTAGTATAGGCTCCGTCGCCCAACAGACGAAAAGGAGCATTTCCCATGAAAGACCAGCGCGGCCATTATTATTACCCCGCCCCGCAAAACCGGAAAGTGAAGATGTACGTCAGACGTCAGTTCGATCAGATTGAATTCCGGTTGCACAATGACGATTATCCTGAAGTATGGGAGAAGCACAATTGGGTGCCCTACGATGAGATCAAATCAGCCGCTGAAAAATATAAAGAGCGCGGTCGCAACGCCGACCCTCTCCAACTTTACGACCTTGACGTTGCCAGCCGCTTGCTGAACGATGCGTAACAAACGGTAGCATTGGCATTTCTGTCATTGACTCCGCGACCACACTATGAGCCCCGCCTGAAATTATGCGTTACGATTCTCATTGCCGCATTTATGGCCAATTTTTCGGTGTCACCCCCGAGCAGTTCAAAGCGCACGGGACACCGTTGCCGTATGATTGTGTTGCCTTTCTTGGTGGAGCGACGGACATTGAGCACGAAGGTCATCTCATTGATGTGACACCACTCGTTGAAGCTGCCGTTGCATTGCTTCCCGAAAACCGTGAAGGCCATCTTGATGTCATCGACCACCGTGCGTGGAGTATCACGCGATATTTCATCAAGAATAAAACGGTGAAAGAAGAGACGTTTGATCTTGACAATATCCTGGAACATACGAAAAACGACGGCAACTGGTAGATTCGCCGAGGTATCGATAGGTTCTACGCCTCTACAGGGCGGCGAGGTTCTTCATCACCTCGTTTACTCTGGCGTTGGGGAAGATATAAACATACCCGCGTCCAGTTATGCGGTTCGCTCTCTACGGCAATCTCCCCTTGATTTTCCGTCAGGGCACGCTTCGCCCGTGTCAACCCCATCCCTACGCCTTGCGGTTTGGTTGAGAAGAAAGGATCAAAAACATAGGGCATGTCCGTCGGTAAAATCCCTTGTCCGGCATCAATAAACGAGAGAGACCACCCGGCACTATCGGGACAAACTTCAAGACGCAAGTCTACGTGCTCAGCGGTGGCAAAGTCCACAGCGTTTTGGATAACCTCGTCAACAGCGGCCATAATCAATGCAGGCTCTCCCCAAAATCCCGCTTCCTTCCCCTTTGACATCACCTGAAATGTCGAAGAGATCCCAGCCACCCTCGCCTTTTCACGCACCAAGAGTTCGGATTGCGAAACAATATGCTCTGTCGAAATATGCTCACGGATACCGTGTTGGAGCGAAGCATATCCGGACATGGCGCGTACAATGGTTTCAAGTCTTGCCGATTCTTCAAAAATGGCTCGTAACCGTTCCCGGTCCTTATCACTTATCTGCTTATTCTCCATCAAAAGACGCGAAAATCCGGCAATCGCCATGATCGGATTGCGGACTTGATGCGATACGGATCGTGCAAGCTGAATAAGGGATTCCGAACGTTCTTTTTGCAAACGATGCATTGAACTCAATATCGCCCGTTCACGATCATGCTGACGATAAAACTCCGTGATATCTTCAGCTGTAAAAATGATGAACGTGCTTTCGAAAGAATAGAACTCAACAGAATTGAAGAGGATATAATTCTTTTCGTCAA
Coding sequences within:
- a CDS encoding tetratricopeptide repeat protein codes for the protein MFVLGVYSKKTSSTAGTGESFSRYAQKTYWFIRRRKDDEYEVQPLNDHALPSGIVTVISKGQFIKQFAPEPEYFERKTGPLLKRLQKKLDLGEKYFTKENFDQAEQEFLKAISLDDTNAKANLRLGSIYCRKGQHEHVRATIKRILSNDAAFREDERHLFNEFGIDLRKAKHYKESVAYYNKAIALNNKDEHLHFNIARAFFESGQLEACEEHLKKALDLNAAFNEAARFLQYIDQKTNGDRQNTPENQS
- a CDS encoding sensor histidine kinase; translation: MTYDTLIHTVFDKIPIGIIVMCTDGGVHTINDAMAKRLGLHMAAKQALSGELQERVPDLWNIIVSIAVSTDRSRSFIYMHQPDPLSGSQFDEKNYILFNSVEFYSFESTFIIFTAEDITEFYRQHDRERAILSSMHRLQKERSESLIQLARSVSHQVRNPIMAIAGFSRLLMENKQISDKDRERLRAIFEESARLETIVRAMSGYASLQHGIREHISTEHIVSQSELLVREKARVAGISSTFQVMSKGKEAGFWGEPALIMAAVDEVIQNAVDFATAEHVDLRLEVCPDSAGWSLSFIDAGQGILPTDMPYVFDPFFSTKPQGVGMGLTRAKRALTENQGEIAVESEPHNWTRVCLYLPQRQSKRGDEEPRRPVEA
- a CDS encoding MerR family transcriptional regulator, whose amino-acid sequence is MTQSTSSQRTYKIGQVAKQTGLKTFVLRFWETEFPQLVPIRTKKGQRLYSDDHIQLIERIKDLLYNQGMTIEGARKRLGENANQAHHERVLREIEAELIAIRKLLSP
- a CDS encoding flagellar brake domain-containing protein — encoded protein: MTPNPHPKLHVEVGTTLNLQIHGLDFKLKTPLVGHLRPKFFLTTIPSSPEIERALLVRHLYVGNPVIIRFLQSGSIMGFKTQILNVSYSPYPLLFLDYPTKTETFSLRKHRRIDCLFPVAVAMGKRTCTGMLTNLSAGGCCLKFQRQDYPSLTTEIDEIITIECQSLFGSWKKPVRCKVMRVKDVNGALEVGVAFYKADPYISQCIENYLKHAACFLEENELS